In Anas acuta chromosome 5, bAnaAcu1.1, whole genome shotgun sequence, a single window of DNA contains:
- the DIO3 gene encoding thyroxine 5-deiodinase: MLHSLGVHTLQLLTQAAACILLFPRFLLTAVMLWLLDFLCIRKKMLLMPTAEEVARASEGPPPDDPPVCVSDSNRMFTLESLKAVWHGQKLDFFKSAHVGSLAPNPEVIQLDGQKRLRILDFARGKRPLILNFGSCTUPPFMARLRSFQRLAAHFVDIADFLLVYIEEAHPSDGWVSSDAAYNIPKHQCLQDRLRAAQLMREGAPDCPLAVDTMDNASSAAYGAYFERLYIIQEEKVMYQGGRGPEGYKISELRSWLDQYKTRLQSPSTVVIQV, from the coding sequence ATGCTCCACTCCCTCGGCGTTCACACCTTGCAGCTGCTCACCCAGGCGGCCGCCtgcatcctcctcttcccccgCTTCCTGCTCACCGCCGTGATGCTCTGGCTCCTGGATTTTCTGTGCATTAGGAAGAAGATGCTGCTGATGCCCACGGCGGAGGAGGTGGCCAGAGCCAGCGAGGGGCCGCCCCCCGACGACCCCCCAGTCTGCGTGTCCGACTCCAACCGCATGTTCACGCTGGAGTCGCTGAAAGCCGTGTGGCACGGGCAGAAGCTGGACTTCTTCAAGTCGGCGCACGTGGGCTCCTTGGCCCCCAACCCCGAGGTGATCCAGCTGGACGGGCAGAAGAGGCTCCGCATCCTGGACTTCGCCCGCGGCAAGAGACCCCTCATCCTCAACTTCGGCAGCTGCACCTGACCCCCGTTCATGGCCCGCCTCCGGTCCTTCCAGCGCCTGGCCGCGCACTTCGTGGACATTGCCGACTTCCTGCTGGTGTACATCGAAGAAGCACACCCCTCCGACGGCTGGGTCAGCTCGGACGCAGCCTACAACATCCCCAAACACCAGTGCCTCCAGGACAGGCTGCGGGCAGCTCAGCTGATGAGGGAAGGGGCGCCCGATTGCCCCCTGGCCGTGGACACCATGGACAATGCTTCCAGCGCCGCCTACGGTGCCTACTTCGAGAGGCTCTACATCATCCAGGAGGAGAAGGTGATGTACCAGGGAGGCAGAGGACCAGAGGGCTACAAGATCTCGGAGCTGAGAAGCTGGCTAGACCAATACAAAACCCGGCTCCAGAGCCCCAGCACGGTGGTCATCCAAGTGTAA